TGACCGCTCCCACACCGTCCGGCGAGGCAAGAGACCATCGCATTGTGGGAGCGGTCACCGACCGCGACCGTCCCTGAACCCTGATCCCTGAATCCTGAGCCCTGCCCTATGGCCCACGCCTACACACCCGGTCTTCGCGTCACCCAGCAGGCGCTGCTGCGCAAGCTGCGGCGGCTGCCGCTGCCTGGCAAGATTCACGTCCAGGTGGGCGACCGTGTGCGGGCGACGGACATCGTCGCCGCCACGGAGCTGCCCGGCAATGTCACCACCGTCAACATCGCCCGGGAGATGAACTGCCAGCCGAACGAAGTACCCGGACACATGGTCAAACAGGTCGGCGACGCGGTGGAGGCCGGCGAGGTGCTGGCCGAGGCCAAGTCCTTCTTCGGTCTGTTCCACGCCTACGCCAAGGCGCCGGTGCCCGGCACCCTCGAGTCGGTGAGCGACATCACCGGCCAGGCGCTGTTGCGCGGGGCGCCGACGCCGGTGTCGCTCGAAGCCTATGTGGACGGCACCGTCGTCGAGGTGTCGGGCGACGAGGGCGTCACCATCGAGACCGTGGGGGCGCTGCTGCAAGGGATCTTCGGGCTGGGCGGCGAAACATACGGCGAGTTGAAGCTCGCGTGCAATGCCCCCGATCAGCCGCTCACGCCGGACCGCCTCGGCGACGACTGTGCGGGGAAGGTCATTGTGGGCGGGTCGCACGCCGGTCTGGCGACGCTGCGGCGGGCCATCGCCGTGAAGGCGAAGGCAGTGGTCGTGGGGGGCGTCAGCGACACCGATGTGGATGAGCTGCTGGGGTACCACCTGGGCGTGGCGGTCACAGGCCATGAGAAGCTGGGCCTGACGCTGGTGGTGACCGAGGGCTTCGGGACGATCCCCATGGCCCGGCGTTCGTTCGAGCTGCTGCAAGCCCGGGCCGGTCAGTTCGCCTCGGTCAGTGGCGCCACCCAGATCCGCGCCGGTGTCATCCGGCCGGAGGTCATCGTCGCCGCGCCGGGAGCGCAGCCGCTGACCCCGGAGGCCGAAGAGGCAGGTCTGCTGAACATCGGCAGCCCGCTGCGACTGATCCGCGAGCCGTACTTCGGGCAACTGGCCACGGTCACGGCCCTGCCCGAAGAGCTGCAGCAGATTGCGACCGAGGCGCGGGTACGGGTACTGCGAGCCCGCCTGGAGGACGGCACGGAGGTTACAGTGCCGCGAGCGAATGTGGAGTTGATCGAGCAGTGACTGTTCCCGGCCGGGGTAGTGCCGCTTTGGGAGGGCTTTCGAGAGCCCTCCCACAACCGCGTCCCCTCGCGATGGCGGCGCTGGTGCTGCTGGCCTGTTCCGCCGCCTGCTGCCAGTCCCTCCCGCCCCCGACGGCCCTCAAGCTGACCGACGACCCCGACGACGACAAGGGCGACAAGCTCCTGCTGTCCTGGAAGGCACCGACCGAGACAGCCCCCTCCGGCCGCGCGCTGGTAGGCTATCGCGTCTTCGTGCAGACCGGGCACGAACAGGCGAAGGTGCAGGAGCTGATCCCCGACGCCGCCGCCAGCGATACGAAGCTGACCGATCTCAAGCCCTGGCGGAAGTACCAGGCGGGCGTCACGGCGGTCTATGCCCCCGCGGGTGTGGAGTTCGCTCCCGACGAGCACGCCCCGGACTCCCTGGCCGAGGGTGTGTCCGAGAGCCAGATGGTCCTGGCGGGTCCGGTGGCGCCGCACGGCAAGTGGTTCAAGGCAGACCAGACCAACGTCTTGGTGACCTCGCTGCTGATCGTGGCCATCGTGATCGCCACCATCGTGCTGGCGCGGCGGCGGGACATGTACATCCGGCCCATCGCGGGCCTGCGGGCGGTGGATGACGCCATCGGCCGCGCCACGGAGATGGGACGGCCCATCCTGTATGTCTCGGGCCTCACCGGCGTAGGCGACATCGCCACCATCGCCGCCATGCTCATCCTGGGTCATCTGGCCAAACGCACCGCCGCCTACGAGACCCCCATCCTGGTTCCGTGCAACGACCCTCTCGTGATGGCGGTCCAGCGCGAGATCGTGCACGAGGCCTACCTCGAGGCCGGCAAGCCGGACGCCTACGACCCCGACAGCATCTACTACGTGACCGACAGCCAGTTCGGCTACGTCGCGGC
The DNA window shown above is from bacterium and carries:
- a CDS encoding fibronectin type III domain-containing protein; translation: MLLACSAACCQSLPPPTALKLTDDPDDDKGDKLLLSWKAPTETAPSGRALVGYRVFVQTGHEQAKVQELIPDAAASDTKLTDLKPWRKYQAGVTAVYAPAGVEFAPDEHAPDSLAEGVSESQMVLAGPVAPHGKWFKADQTNVLVTSLLIVAIVIATIVLARRRDMYIRPIAGLRAVDDAIGRATEMGRPILYVSGLTGVGDIATIAAMLILGHLAKRTAAYETPILVPCNDPLVMAVQREIVHEAYLEAGKPDAYDPDSIYYVTDSQFGYVAAVDGIMLREKPAANFFMGFFFAESLILAETGATTGAIQIAGTDADTQLPFFITSCDYTLMGEELYAAGAYLSRDPILLAQLKGQDLGKIAIFAMLLVGTLLVTVNANTIGEWFMKLVQVQ